DNA sequence from the Paenibacillus azoreducens genome:
ATGAGCATGATTTTGGAGACGCTGCAATCGGCTTTTGAACGAAAAACCGTCAGCAAAGTTGCATATTCGCTGTGTTACATGGTCATTATCGTTTTAGCCATCAACAGTTTTAATGTGGCGATCGGATACGCCAAGGAAGCGATCGACCGCATGATCGATTTTATGATGGCCATGCTGCCGCTGCTGTTCGCGCTCCTTGCATCCATGGGCAACGTGGTCACGGTCTCGGTAACGCATCCGCTCATTATTTTCATGATCAATACCGTCGGGACGCTGATTTATACATTGATTTTTCCCCTTCTTTTCTTTTCGGCGGTACTGCATCTCGTCAGCTCGCTATCCGATAAATACAAGCTCACGCAGCTGGCGAATCTGCTCCGCAACATCAGCGTAGGGTTTCTCGGCGTGCTGCTAACGATTTTTTTGGGAGTCATTTCGGTCCAAGGGATTACCAGCTCGGTTACCGACGGAGTCACGATCAGGGCGGCTAAATATGTATCGGGCAGTTTCATCCCGGTTGTGGGGAAAATGTTCGCGGATGCCAGCGATACAGTCATTTCTGCTTCACTGCTTATCAAAAATTCCATCGGTCTGGTTGGAGTTATCATTATCCTTTTCCTATGTGCATTTCCGGCTGTCAAAATATTGGTTCTTGCTCTCATTTACAATGTCTCGGCCGCCATTATGCAGCCGCTGGGCGATTCGCCGATCACAACCTGCCTGGAAACGATAGGGAAAAGCATGCTGTACGTCTTCGCCGCATTGGCAGCGGTCGGACTGATGTTTTTTCTGGCGATCACGATCATGCTTACGGCGGGGAATGTGACTGTCATGATGAGGTGAGGAAGGAGGCGGAAGATGAGCTGGCTTAGCGGTTGGCTGAAAGAAATCATCATGGTGGTGCTGCTGGCTACCTTCGTGGATCTGATCCTCCCAAGCAGGTCCATGGAGCGTTACGTCAAGCTGGTATTGAGCCTTCTGATATTGCTCACTCTTCTTAGCCCCTTGATCAAATTGCTGACGGAAGCGACAGACCTCAAACTTGCAGGCGCTTTTAACCGGATTAATCAACAGTCCGGAGCCGCCGGACCAAGCCTTAGGCAAATTATGAACCAAGCGGACCAGATGAAAAGCCGCCAGCAGCAGCAGTCGCTGGAATGGGCCGCAAAAGAAGTTGCCGCGCAGATGAAAGAGCAGGTTCAAAAAGAAAGCGGCAAGCGCGCCGCTTCCGTCAAGGTAGTCCTGGGCATGCAGGAGGGGCGTGAAGCCGGGGGATCGGGCGGCCAACCGTATATCAAAGCGGTTACCGTGGTTTTGCAGCCTGAAGAAAAGCCCTCTTCAAAGCAGGATCAACCAGAGGGTTCGGAACCTTCCGGAGATATCGGCATCGAGCCTGTGAAGCCCGTGCAGGTTGAGGTCGATATGAATGAGGACAATCATTCGGACTCCGGGAATGCTCCTGCGAAAACAGCGGGAACGGCCATAGACGACGACAGCGGAGAACAGGCAAAAGCCATTAAAAGGATGCTGGAAAACAACTGGGGGATCGAACAGGAATCCATCGTGGTCCAAACCGGGCCGTCGGAGAACCGCAAGCTTTAATAAAAGAGGTGATAAGCGTGGGGAAGTGGTTCAAAAAGCTGGAGCAATGGATCGGCGGTGGCGGGCAGGGGAGCGGCAACAGGATCAACACC
Encoded proteins:
- the spoIIIAF gene encoding stage III sporulation protein AF, which produces MSWLSGWLKEIIMVVLLATFVDLILPSRSMERYVKLVLSLLILLTLLSPLIKLLTEATDLKLAGAFNRINQQSGAAGPSLRQIMNQADQMKSRQQQQSLEWAAKEVAAQMKEQVQKESGKRAASVKVVLGMQEGREAGGSGGQPYIKAVTVVLQPEEKPSSKQDQPEGSEPSGDIGIEPVKPVQVEVDMNEDNHSDSGNAPAKTAGTAIDDDSGEQAKAIKRMLENNWGIEQESIVVQTGPSENRKL
- the spoIIIAE gene encoding stage III sporulation protein AE; translated protein: MLEIKRRDHRHFIIFLVLFLLVGTTRVFATSPADEWIKQQAEMLPKDQVESYWENLMKDYGGFFPDQKVPSFMDILLPGGESFNVKSVLSALGSFMWHEVVYNGKLLVTIVMLSIMSMILETLQSAFERKTVSKVAYSLCYMVIIVLAINSFNVAIGYAKEAIDRMIDFMMAMLPLLFALLASMGNVVTVSVTHPLIIFMINTVGTLIYTLIFPLLFFSAVLHLVSSLSDKYKLTQLANLLRNISVGFLGVLLTIFLGVISVQGITSSVTDGVTIRAAKYVSGSFIPVVGKMFADASDTVISASLLIKNSIGLVGVIIILFLCAFPAVKILVLALIYNVSAAIMQPLGDSPITTCLETIGKSMLYVFAALAAVGLMFFLAITIMLTAGNVTVMMR